The following proteins are encoded in a genomic region of Plasmodium coatneyi strain Hackeri chromosome 6, complete sequence:
- a CDS encoding Glutamine-fructose-6-phosphate transaminase (Isomerizing), with product MKGAFKTLLSKMLRRIENGFSASTGKTRFTHGRRGTSGHYCAGGTSGSARAPLQLALWCTGDGARDHRGERTPTRTALLIAATIGGLHLLLNSAEDGDQRGKKKRWNFLTPPRMRNEIASCCGIMAYLGNRDASKILFDGIEVLQNRGYDSCGMSTISRTNGTLKTTKYASSSTSDAIEKLRENYSASHKNDKIGIAHTRWATHGCKVDENAHPHMDYNERISIVHNGIIENYRELKSFLLGKKIPFKSNTDTEVVANLIGYFLDQKESFQNAVLSAIRQLEGTWSFCIIHKDHPDEMILAANGSPLHIGFKDNEIFVASEHSALFMFTNEYISLKNGEILSINKDKINDLKMDKKVESIPEVVIQKTPHPFPHWTLKEIHEQSITLSKTLNNGGRFSILNSSVKLGGLDPYVDELSQIENIMLIGCGTSYYAALFAKYVMHYLNCFNTVQVMDPTDFNVSVIPKEKEGVIFISQSGETRDVIKACKLADDLNLKKLSVVNSVGSTIANMTGRGVYLNAGREVGVASTKCFTAEVSVLTLIAIWFFQNKKGTYHSSHSKVSALINSMHRLPLYAGTTVKSCEAKCKMLANKLTNAKSMLIVGNGLSYPIALEGALKIKELTYIHCEGFTGSALKHGPYALLGGEENMPVIMLVFNDPSKNVMINTGEQIKSRGAHIICLTDDEDLCKHFADDIILIPNNGLLTPLLAVIPLQMLAYYTSVARGNNPDRPRCLAKTVTVS from the coding sequence ATGAAGGGGGCCTTCAAAACCCTGCTGAGCAAAATGCTCAGGAGAATAGAAAATGGGTTTTCAGCATCCACGGGAAAGACGCGCTTTACACATGGGAGGAGAGGCACAAGTGGCCACTACTGCGCTGGTGGTACCAGTGGTAGTGCACGTGCACCCTTGCAGTTGGCCCTGTGGTGCACGGGTGACGGGGCAAGGGACCACCGGGGTGAGCGCACCCCCACACGGACGGCCCTCCTCATCGCGGCAACCATCGGTGGACTGCACCTGCTTCTAAACAGCGCAGAAGATGGGGatcaaagggggaagaaaaaaagatggaaCTTTCTTACCCCCCCACGTATGAGAAACGAAATAGCTAGCTGTTGCGGGATTATGGCCTACCTAGGCAACAGAGACGCCTCGAAAATTCTGTTCGATGGGATTGAGGTGTTGCAAAATAGGGGCTACGACTCCTGTGGCATGTCCACCATAAGCCGCACCAATGGAACTTTAAAGACGACCAAGTATGCCAGCAGCTCGACCAGTGACGCTATAGAAAAACTGAGAGAAAATTATTCTGCTAGTcacaaaaatgataaaatagGAATTGCACACACGAGGTGGGCAACACATGGATGCAAAGTGGATGAAAATGCTCACCCGCACATGGACTACAACGAACGGATTAGCATCGTTCATAATGGCATTATAGAAAATTACAGAGAGTTGAAGAGCTTCTTATTAGGGAAGAAGATTCCCTTTAAGTCTAACACCGACACAGAGGTGGTAGCCAATTTGATAGGTTACTTTCTAGACCAGAAGGAGAGTTTCCAAAACGCAGTGCTCTCCGCAATTAGGCAATTGGAAGGCACATGGAGCTTCTGCATAATACATAAGGACCACCCAGACGAAATGATCCTTGCGGCGAACGGTTCGCCACTACACATTGGGTTCAAGGATAATGAAATTTTTGTCGCATCGGAACACTCAGCCCTTTTCATGTTTACGAATGAATACATTTCCCTAAAAAACGGAGAAATTTTATCCATCAATAAGGACAAGATAAATGACCTAAAAATGGATAAGAAAGTGGAAAGCATACCAGAGGTTGTTATACAGAAGACACCCCACCCTTTTCCTCACTGGACACTGAAGGAAATACATGAGCAATCAATTACCTTATCCAAGACGTTAAATAATGGTGGCAGATTTAGCATTCTAAATAGCTCCGTAAAATTAGGGGGTCTAGATCCCTACGTAGATGAACTCTCCCAGATTGAAAATATTATGCTGATCGGTTGTGGGACGTCGTACTATGCTGCACTTTTTGCAAAGTATGTAATGCACTACTTGAATTGCTTCAACACAGTCCAGGTCATGGATCCTACAGACTTCAACGTTTCCGTCATCccgaaggaaaaggaaggagttaTCTTCATATCGCAAAGTGGAGAAACGAGGGATGTTATTAAGGCTTGTAAATTAGCTGACGAtctgaatttaaaaaagttgtctGTTGTTAATTCTGTTGGATCTACTATTGCTAATATGACTGGACGGGGCGTGTATCTAAATGCTGGAAGAGAAGTTGGAGTTGCTTCCACCAAGTGTTTCACTGCAGAAGTGTCCGTCCTCACATTAATAGCTATTTGGTTTTTTcaaaacaaaaagggaaccTACCACTCTTCCCACTCTAAGGTAAGCGCCTTAATCAATTCCATGCATAGACTTCCCCTATATGCTGGTACAACTGTTAAATCATGTGAAGCGAAGTGCAAAATGCTTGCTAATAAACTCACCAATGCGAAGTCGATGCTCATTGTGGGAAACGGGTTAAGCTACCCAATCGCCTTGGAAGGGGccctaaaaattaaagaactCACTTATATTCACTGCGAAGGATTTACTGGAAGTGCCTTAAAACACGGACCCTATGCACTCCTcggtggggaagaaaacatgCCTGTAATTATGCTCGTCTTTAATGACCCCTCCAAAAATGTAATGATCAATACGGGTGAGCAGATAAAGTCCAGGGGTGCGCACATCATTTGCCTGACGGACGACGAA